The Geobacter sp. AOG2 genome includes a window with the following:
- a CDS encoding chemotaxis protein CheA, with translation MIEQHIVTYREEANELLTELETSLLELEENPTDEELISRVFRAMHTIKGSGAMFGFDEIAGFTHEVETVFDLVRNGKMTVSKLLLDLTLRARDHIKCLLDVSVSGEEIDHAAGESIIAGLKQLVPTSSDENVQQAVQNISTPATESEALKTWRIRFKPFPEIFMSGANPLGLINELKELGACHVVAHTANIPPLDEINPELCYLYWDIVMTTTRDIDAIKDVFIFIEDDCELKIDLIDDGAAADTDQDYKKLGDILVERGDLSPIEMQKILGLQKRFGELAVAAGALTPDKVQSALVEQQHVKNLRQERASQESASSIRVPAEKLDLLVNLVGELVTVQAHLSQTAALQGNADFASIAEEVERLTNDLRDTALNIRMLPIGTTFSKFKRLVRDLSQELGKEIEMETEGAETELDKTVIERLNDPMVHLIRNSIDHGIETPEVRMAAGKPVQGTVHLGAVHSGDSVLITIRDDGAGLNKDAIRAKAVERGLIPANAELTEKEIYNLIFAPGFSTAAKVTNVSGRGVGMDVVKKAIEALRGSIDINSAQGTGSTITLKIPLTLAIIESLLVRIGQSYFVMPLSSVEECVELTRDNIKESHGRNLANVRGDIVPYIPLRDRFCITDNRPDIEQIVITNIHGTKVGFVVDSVIGEHQTVIKSLGRLYRDVKGISGATILGDGTVALILDMGLLLQSVEALEQEGRA, from the coding sequence ATGATCGAACAACATATAGTCACCTACCGGGAAGAGGCCAATGAACTGTTGACGGAATTGGAAACGTCGCTTCTCGAACTGGAAGAAAATCCCACCGATGAAGAACTGATCAGCAGGGTGTTCCGCGCCATGCACACCATCAAGGGCTCGGGCGCTATGTTCGGTTTCGACGAAATCGCCGGGTTTACCCACGAGGTGGAAACGGTCTTCGACTTGGTGCGTAATGGTAAAATGACCGTTTCGAAGCTGCTTCTGGATCTCACCCTGCGCGCCCGTGACCACATCAAATGCCTGCTGGACGTATCGGTTTCCGGAGAAGAGATCGATCATGCCGCCGGCGAATCGATTATTGCCGGACTTAAGCAACTTGTCCCGACATCCTCGGACGAAAATGTCCAACAGGCCGTCCAGAATATTTCTACCCCGGCCACCGAGTCTGAGGCGCTGAAAACCTGGCGCATCCGTTTCAAGCCGTTCCCGGAAATCTTTATGTCCGGCGCCAATCCACTGGGACTTATCAACGAACTGAAGGAATTGGGGGCCTGCCATGTGGTGGCGCACACCGCCAATATTCCTCCGCTCGATGAAATCAACCCGGAACTGTGTTACCTCTATTGGGATATCGTCATGACCACCACGCGGGATATTGACGCCATAAAGGATGTATTTATCTTTATTGAAGATGATTGTGAGTTGAAGATAGATCTTATAGATGACGGTGCCGCCGCCGATACGGATCAGGATTATAAGAAGCTGGGAGACATCCTGGTGGAACGCGGCGATCTGAGCCCGATTGAAATGCAAAAGATTCTCGGCCTGCAGAAGCGCTTCGGAGAACTGGCGGTTGCCGCCGGGGCGCTGACACCCGACAAGGTCCAGTCGGCACTCGTGGAGCAGCAGCACGTCAAAAACCTGCGCCAGGAACGGGCCAGCCAAGAGTCGGCCTCCAGTATCCGCGTGCCTGCCGAGAAGCTTGATCTGCTGGTCAACCTAGTGGGCGAACTGGTCACGGTCCAGGCACATCTCAGCCAGACCGCGGCGCTTCAGGGCAATGCCGATTTTGCCTCCATTGCCGAAGAGGTTGAGCGCCTGACCAACGATCTTCGCGACACTGCCCTCAATATCCGCATGCTCCCCATCGGCACCACCTTCAGCAAATTCAAGCGTCTGGTGCGCGACCTTTCCCAGGAGTTGGGCAAGGAGATCGAGATGGAAACCGAAGGGGCGGAAACCGAACTGGACAAGACTGTTATCGAGCGGCTCAATGACCCCATGGTGCACCTGATCCGCAACAGTATCGACCACGGTATCGAAACACCCGAGGTGCGTATGGCGGCGGGCAAGCCGGTCCAGGGGACCGTGCATCTGGGCGCGGTGCACTCGGGGGATAGCGTGCTCATCACCATCCGCGACGACGGTGCCGGACTCAACAAGGATGCCATCCGTGCCAAAGCGGTCGAACGGGGCCTGATACCGGCCAACGCCGAGTTGACGGAGAAGGAGATCTATAACCTGATCTTTGCGCCCGGTTTCTCCACAGCTGCCAAGGTGACCAACGTCTCTGGCCGCGGCGTGGGCATGGATGTGGTTAAAAAGGCTATCGAAGCGCTTCGCGGCAGTATCGATATCAACAGTGCACAGGGGACGGGAAGCACCATTACGCTCAAGATCCCCCTGACCTTGGCTATCATCGAAAGCCTGCTGGTGCGCATCGGCCAGAGTTATTTCGTCATGCCGCTCTCATCGGTCGAGGAATGCGTAGAACTCACCCGAGACAACATCAAGGAGTCCCACGGCCGCAACCTGGCCAACGTACGCGGCGACATTGTCCCCTACATCCCACTGCGGGACCGGTTTTGCATCACCGACAACCGGCCCGACATCGAGCAGATCGTCATAACGAATATTCACGGCACCAAGGTTGGGTTCGTCGTGGACAGTGTCATCGGCGAACACCAGACGGTCATCAAATCCTTGGGGAGACTGTACCGGGACGTCAAGGGGATTTCCGGCGCCACGATCCTGGGAGACGGCACCGTGGCCTTGATCCTCGATATGGGACTCCTGTTGCAATCGGTCGAAGCCCTTGAACAGGAGGGGCGGGCCTGA
- a CDS encoding methyl-accepting chemotaxis protein — translation MQWLENLKIGKRLVLGFGLILAFFAVTVTTSIIKLKQIEHESKQVAVESIPSLIAAYEMDVAVVELSDALTDVAATHRPDGFKEAEKAAKKFKEQLSVFHEMFKKENDSKGVKEVEDLGAAFDRYNETGTRMANIYLSQGLEAGNKIMVEYDHTRETLTTLVEAFQKSQINEAKENSLDTVKEVGNLISITFILGILAVFFAIVTSRLITKGIVTPLNEAVAVANSLAAGDLTVNVEIKSTDETGQMMEAIRNMVDKLKHVVGDVISAADNVAAGSQELSATAQQLSQGATEQAASAEEISSSMEEMTSSIKQNADNSTQTEKIAIKSATDAKEGGKAVTETVGAMKEIATKISIIEEIARQTNLLALNAAIEAARAGEHGKGFAVVASEVRKLAERSQAAAGEISELSTRSVQVAETAGDMLQKMLPDIQKTAELVQEISASSKEQDTGAEQINKAIQQLDSVIQQNASASEEMASTSEELSGQAEQLKDSISFFRIDTNLVRGSQSSRPTRKTAQVAHIVRNASVPAVRKSSGISLDMGSHGPDHLDDEFEKF, via the coding sequence ATGCAATGGCTTGAGAATCTGAAGATCGGCAAACGGTTGGTTCTGGGATTTGGCCTAATTCTGGCTTTTTTTGCGGTAACGGTGACTACTTCGATCATAAAGCTCAAGCAAATCGAACATGAATCGAAGCAAGTTGCTGTGGAATCCATCCCATCGCTGATAGCGGCTTATGAGATGGATGTTGCCGTAGTCGAACTATCCGATGCATTGACCGATGTTGCAGCCACCCATCGACCTGATGGATTCAAGGAAGCCGAAAAGGCCGCAAAAAAGTTTAAAGAGCAACTTTCCGTTTTTCATGAAATGTTCAAAAAAGAAAATGATTCAAAAGGCGTCAAGGAGGTTGAAGACCTTGGTGCGGCATTCGACCGCTATAATGAAACCGGCACACGGATGGCCAATATCTACTTGAGCCAGGGATTGGAGGCGGGTAACAAGATAATGGTTGAGTATGACCATACTCGGGAAACCCTGACCACCTTGGTCGAGGCGTTTCAGAAAAGCCAGATTAATGAAGCCAAAGAGAACTCACTTGATACGGTTAAAGAGGTGGGTAATCTGATTTCGATCACATTCATCTTGGGCATATTGGCGGTGTTCTTTGCCATTGTCACATCGCGCCTTATCACAAAGGGCATCGTCACACCTCTCAACGAGGCGGTGGCCGTTGCTAACTCGCTGGCTGCAGGCGATCTGACCGTAAATGTAGAGATCAAGAGCACTGACGAAACCGGTCAGATGATGGAAGCGATCAGGAACATGGTGGACAAGCTCAAACATGTGGTGGGCGACGTGATTTCGGCGGCCGACAACGTGGCCGCGGGCAGCCAGGAACTCTCCGCCACGGCCCAGCAACTCTCCCAGGGGGCCACCGAACAGGCGGCCAGCGCCGAGGAGATATCCTCCTCCATGGAGGAAATGACCTCCAGCATCAAGCAGAATGCCGACAACTCCACCCAGACCGAGAAGATCGCCATCAAGAGCGCCACCGACGCCAAAGAGGGCGGCAAGGCTGTGACCGAAACCGTGGGCGCCATGAAGGAAATCGCCACCAAAATCTCCATCATCGAGGAGATCGCACGCCAGACCAACCTACTGGCGCTGAACGCCGCAATTGAAGCTGCCAGGGCCGGAGAGCACGGCAAAGGATTTGCCGTGGTCGCTTCGGAGGTGCGGAAACTGGCCGAACGGAGCCAAGCTGCGGCCGGAGAGATCAGCGAGCTGTCCACCCGTAGCGTGCAGGTGGCTGAAACCGCCGGCGATATGCTACAGAAGATGCTGCCCGACATCCAGAAAACCGCCGAACTGGTGCAGGAGATTAGTGCATCCAGCAAAGAACAGGACACAGGGGCCGAGCAAATCAACAAGGCAATCCAGCAACTGGACAGCGTCATCCAGCAGAACGCCTCTGCCAGTGAGGAGATGGCCTCCACTTCTGAAGAGCTCTCCGGTCAGGCCGAGCAGCTCAAGGACTCCATCAGCTTCTTCCGCATCGACACCAACCTGGTGCGTGGTTCACAAAGCTCCCGCCCCACCCGCAAAACCGCCCAGGTAGCCCATATCGTCCGGAATGCCTCCGTTCCGGCTGTCCGCAAGAGTAGCGGGATCAGCCTTGACATGGGAAGCCACGGGCCGGACCACCTTGACGACGAATTCGAGAAGTTCTAG
- a CDS encoding chemotaxis protein CheW produces MSATGITATVQYLTFKLDEEVFALDVATVREILEYTGITKVPQTPDFMRGVINLRGSVVPVIDLRLKFGMSTTLQTVNTCIVVVEVDLEDETLVLGLLADSVQEVIEMEPEQIEAAPHIGTRLNTAFIKGMGKYDNRFVMILDIDNVFTGEELHKVQDSG; encoded by the coding sequence ATGAGTGCAACGGGCATTACCGCAACGGTCCAATACCTCACCTTCAAGCTCGACGAAGAAGTCTTTGCGCTCGATGTGGCTACGGTGCGGGAAATCCTTGAATACACCGGCATTACCAAGGTACCTCAAACCCCCGATTTCATGCGGGGTGTTATCAACCTGCGCGGTAGCGTGGTACCGGTCATCGACCTGCGCCTCAAGTTCGGCATGTCGACCACGCTGCAAACGGTCAACACCTGTATTGTTGTGGTCGAGGTAGATCTGGAAGACGAGACCCTCGTTCTGGGCCTTCTGGCCGACTCGGTGCAGGAGGTTATCGAGATGGAGCCGGAGCAGATCGAGGCGGCACCACACATCGGCACGCGCCTGAACACCGCTTTTATCAAGGGCATGGGAAAATATGACAACCGATTCGTCATGATTCTCGATATTGATAATGTCTTTACCGGCGAAGAGTTGCACAAGGTCCAGGACTCTGGGTAG
- a CDS encoding response regulator gives MPRILLAEDNTIDQVNIRRLLEKEKLEVCCVDNGRDAVDEARSGGYSLILMDILMPEIDGFVATLKIREEEQTEGTGVPIIALTAYSLKAIQDKCRNVGMNGYLSKPMSARDLRTVCGLFCVLPPQETAELETGKRLPILDEEEALESLGGVRPLYHELIDLFISQAPHLISQLVALVQSGDTDLTKKYLRRLMVSADTIGAKRLAHLCGHIQSSLDGGNLDDCAQWAAQLPHELDLLMDNIFLLDRDGI, from the coding sequence ATGCCGCGGATTCTCCTGGCCGAAGACAACACCATCGACCAGGTTAACATTCGCAGACTTCTTGAAAAGGAAAAGCTGGAGGTCTGCTGTGTCGACAATGGGCGCGATGCCGTGGATGAAGCCCGGAGCGGAGGATATAGCCTTATTTTGATGGATATCCTCATGCCGGAAATCGACGGTTTTGTGGCGACCCTCAAGATCCGTGAGGAAGAACAAACTGAGGGTACCGGGGTGCCTATCATTGCGCTGACCGCATACTCACTTAAAGCAATCCAGGATAAATGCCGTAACGTCGGCATGAATGGTTATCTTTCAAAACCGATGTCGGCCAGGGACTTGAGGACTGTCTGCGGCCTGTTTTGTGTCCTCCCTCCTCAGGAAACGGCAGAGCTTGAAACAGGCAAACGGCTGCCTATCCTCGACGAAGAAGAGGCGTTGGAAAGCCTGGGAGGGGTTCGCCCTCTCTATCACGAACTTATCGATTTGTTTATCAGCCAGGCCCCCCATTTGATTAGTCAACTTGTTGCTCTTGTCCAGTCCGGCGATACCGATCTAACTAAAAAATACCTCCGCAGGTTGATGGTCTCTGCCGACACCATAGGCGCCAAGCGTCTTGCACACCTGTGCGGCCACATTCAGTCAAGCCTTGATGGCGGCAATCTGGACGACTGTGCACAATGGGCCGCTCAACTGCCTCACGAGCTTGACCTTCTTATGGACAACATTTTTCTACTCGACAGGGACGGCATATGA
- a CDS encoding protein-glutamate O-methyltransferase CheR, whose product MNQRADSTHMPGIPAVLKDKEFVRFSSFIYDQVGIKMPAAKKTMLEARLQKRLKALGLRTFEEYAEYVFSGAEKSDELIHLIDVVTTNKTDFFREPAHFDYLLKSAIPALIEDREAGYKSPFKIWSAGCSTGEEPYTLTMVISELMEAYPGFRASILATDISTAVLEKAKNAIYAEDRVDTIPLQMKRKYLLRSRDRCKGLVRVVPQLRSMVQFRRLNFMEDFGLQEQMDVIFCRNVIIYFDKSTQDRLLNKFYRQLVPGGYLFLGHSETLSGLNVPLTPVASTVYRKL is encoded by the coding sequence ATGAATCAACGTGCCGATTCCACCCATATGCCCGGCATCCCTGCAGTACTCAAGGACAAGGAATTTGTCAGGTTCAGCAGTTTTATCTACGATCAGGTCGGCATCAAGATGCCGGCTGCCAAGAAGACCATGTTGGAGGCCCGACTACAGAAACGGCTTAAAGCGCTTGGCCTCCGCACGTTCGAGGAGTACGCGGAGTATGTTTTCAGTGGCGCTGAGAAAAGCGATGAGCTGATTCATCTGATCGACGTGGTAACGACCAACAAAACCGATTTCTTCCGTGAGCCCGCCCATTTTGACTATTTGCTGAAATCTGCGATACCTGCGTTAATAGAGGATCGGGAAGCAGGCTATAAATCGCCGTTCAAGATATGGAGCGCGGGGTGTTCCACCGGTGAGGAACCTTACACCCTGACCATGGTTATCTCAGAACTTATGGAAGCCTATCCCGGATTCCGGGCATCCATCCTGGCGACGGATATTTCGACAGCGGTACTGGAAAAGGCAAAAAACGCCATCTATGCCGAAGATCGTGTGGATACCATTCCTTTACAGATGAAGAGAAAATACCTGTTGCGAAGCCGTGACAGGTGCAAAGGGCTGGTTCGGGTTGTTCCCCAACTCCGCTCCATGGTCCAGTTCAGGCGTCTTAATTTCATGGAGGATTTTGGGTTACAGGAGCAGATGGACGTCATCTTCTGCCGCAATGTCATCATCTATTTCGACAAATCCACCCAGGATCGGTTGTTGAACAAATTCTACCGGCAACTTGTCCCGGGCGGTTATCTATTTCTCGGTCATTCCGAAACTCTGAGCGGCCTGAATGTGCCCTTGACGCCGGTGGCCTCTACCGTGTACCGGAAGTTATGA
- a CDS encoding chemotaxis protein CheD codes for MRNLFDPHASNVFLKPGEVFVAKRPALVSTVLGSCVSVVLHVPRTGMGAICHAMLPSGAKDDDFRYVDKAVSYLYDRLTSMCGGPSGIEAKLFGGADMLNSGVRNEDVSSVGRQNVEAALQVLDTLGLKVSAADTRGSQGRKLFFYSQSGEVFVRQVRKSF; via the coding sequence ATGAGAAACCTGTTTGACCCCCACGCCAGCAATGTGTTTCTGAAGCCCGGAGAGGTCTTCGTTGCAAAACGCCCTGCCCTTGTCTCCACGGTGCTAGGTTCCTGTGTTTCGGTTGTTTTACATGTGCCCCGGACCGGCATGGGGGCCATCTGCCATGCCATGCTCCCTAGTGGAGCAAAGGACGATGACTTTCGGTATGTAGACAAGGCCGTCTCTTACCTGTATGACCGCCTGACCTCTATGTGCGGAGGGCCAAGCGGCATCGAAGCCAAACTCTTCGGGGGAGCGGATATGCTCAACTCCGGCGTCCGCAACGAAGATGTCTCTTCGGTCGGACGTCAGAATGTCGAAGCCGCCTTGCAGGTGCTCGACACACTCGGCCTCAAGGTGTCCGCGGCTGACACCAGGGGCAGCCAAGGCAGAAAACTGTTTTTCTATTCCCAAAGCGGCGAGGTTTTTGTACGTCAGGTACGGAAATCGTTCTGA
- a CDS encoding chemotaxis response regulator protein-glutamate methylesterase yields MTSKIKVLIVDDSALVRQALTEILSSDPHIEVMAAASDPFVAAQRIKECVPDVITLDVEMPRMDGLTFLQKIMSQHPIPVIMCSSLTDSGSETALKALEYGAVEIIAKPKMGTKQFIEESRVRICDTIRAAAMAKPRPLAVRAHAVTPKLTADVIMEKPPTKAMIQTTEKVVVVGASTGGTEALKLFLEMLPENAPGIVIVQHMPEQFTAAFAKRLDSTCRVTVKEAANNDSVVRGRVLIAPGNHHLLLKRSGARYYVEIKDGPLVSRHRPSVDVLFRSAARYAGRNAVGVIMTGMGDDGAHGMKELFDAGAMTLAQDEATCVVYGMPNEAVKLGGVHRTLPLQSIAPEVLRLCG; encoded by the coding sequence GTGACAAGCAAAATTAAGGTGCTGATCGTCGACGACTCGGCGCTGGTCAGGCAGGCGTTGACCGAAATACTGTCATCCGACCCGCATATCGAGGTTATGGCTGCCGCCTCCGACCCGTTTGTGGCGGCCCAGCGGATAAAGGAGTGCGTGCCCGACGTCATCACACTCGATGTAGAGATGCCGCGTATGGATGGCCTGACGTTCCTCCAGAAAATCATGTCTCAACACCCTATCCCGGTGATCATGTGCTCAAGCCTGACCGATTCGGGCAGCGAGACAGCCCTTAAGGCTCTGGAATACGGTGCGGTCGAGATCATCGCCAAACCTAAAATGGGTACCAAACAGTTTATTGAGGAGTCGCGGGTCCGCATTTGCGATACGATCAGGGCGGCGGCCATGGCCAAACCCCGGCCTCTCGCAGTACGGGCGCATGCCGTGACCCCCAAGCTGACCGCTGACGTCATCATGGAAAAGCCACCCACCAAGGCCATGATACAGACGACGGAAAAGGTCGTTGTCGTCGGAGCCTCCACCGGCGGCACCGAAGCCCTCAAACTCTTCCTCGAAATGCTACCGGAGAACGCCCCGGGCATAGTTATCGTACAGCACATGCCGGAACAATTCACGGCCGCTTTCGCCAAGCGGCTCGACAGCACCTGCCGCGTTACTGTCAAGGAGGCGGCCAACAACGATTCTGTAGTCCGGGGGCGAGTGCTGATCGCACCGGGAAACCACCACCTGCTGCTCAAGCGTAGCGGCGCAAGGTACTACGTGGAGATCAAGGACGGCCCGCTGGTGTCCCGCCACAGGCCTTCGGTAGATGTCCTGTTCCGGTCGGCCGCACGCTACGCCGGAAGAAACGCTGTGGGCGTCATCATGACCGGCATGGGTGACGACGGCGCCCACGGCATGAAAGAGTTGTTCGATGCCGGCGCCATGACTCTGGCCCAGGATGAAGCGACCTGCGTGGTGTATGGCATGCCGAACGAAGCTGTCAAATTGGGCGGCGTCCATAGAACGCTCCCCCTTCAAAGTATAGCCCCGGAAGTGCTGAGGCTGTGCGGATAA
- a CDS encoding EAL and HDOD domain-containing protein has protein sequence MGQNNENFFLGRQPILNRKQEIVGYELLFRATTANRAEFESYSQASTSVITSALSNFGLHEVLGGKFGFINVYLGLFLSELLELLPIGQSVLELLETIKLDGHIAERCRELKKLGFKLALDDHVYSPEYHEFYSVVDYVKIDILETDAEQLPEIVGKLRQWPVKLLAEKVETVDQFETCAALGFDYFQGYFFERPVVLNKKRLDVSGRAMLKLLQQLTMDAPLEEIEQTFKENPSLSYNLLRLVNSVALGTREKIKTLRHAILMLGTNHLRRWIQLSLFSGNDARGIENPLLEMAAVRGRLMETLVLQKLQQSASSEQSEEAFMTGILSLLDVLFETPMDEIISHLNLNEEIYSALLDRSGRLGDLLSLAEKLEITDFDAVMLLLDQCNITLDELLAAQLEAFNWRSGIMSH, from the coding sequence ATGGGCCAAAACAATGAAAATTTTTTCCTGGGCAGGCAACCGATCCTCAATCGAAAGCAGGAGATCGTGGGCTACGAGTTGCTCTTCCGCGCCACCACCGCGAATCGCGCGGAATTCGAAAGCTATTCTCAAGCCAGTACCAGCGTCATCACCAGTGCCCTGTCGAACTTTGGCCTCCATGAGGTCCTGGGGGGAAAATTCGGTTTCATCAACGTCTATCTCGGTTTGTTTCTCTCGGAATTACTCGAATTGCTCCCCATCGGGCAATCGGTCCTCGAACTGTTGGAAACCATCAAACTGGACGGCCATATTGCCGAACGTTGCCGTGAGCTGAAAAAGCTCGGTTTCAAACTGGCCCTGGACGACCATGTGTACAGCCCCGAATATCACGAATTCTATTCTGTCGTCGATTACGTCAAGATCGATATTCTGGAAACCGACGCAGAACAGCTCCCCGAGATCGTCGGCAAGTTGCGCCAATGGCCAGTGAAGCTCCTGGCGGAAAAGGTCGAGACAGTCGATCAGTTCGAGACCTGCGCCGCCTTGGGCTTCGATTACTTTCAGGGGTACTTTTTCGAACGGCCGGTGGTGCTCAACAAGAAGCGGCTCGATGTTTCGGGCAGGGCCATGTTGAAGTTGCTCCAACAGCTTACCATGGACGCCCCCCTCGAAGAGATCGAACAAACCTTCAAGGAAAATCCGAGCCTCTCCTATAACCTGTTGCGATTGGTCAACTCGGTCGCACTTGGCACGCGTGAAAAGATCAAAACCCTCCGGCACGCCATCCTCATGCTGGGAACCAACCACCTGCGGCGCTGGATACAACTGTCCCTGTTCTCAGGCAATGACGCGCGGGGGATCGAAAATCCCCTCCTGGAGATGGCGGCGGTACGGGGACGCCTGATGGAAACGCTGGTGCTCCAGAAACTGCAACAATCAGCTTCCTCCGAACAATCTGAGGAAGCCTTCATGACCGGCATCCTGTCGCTTCTCGATGTACTGTTCGAAACCCCCATGGACGAGATCATCTCACACCTCAACCTCAACGAAGAAATATACAGCGCCCTGCTCGACCGCTCAGGACGCCTCGGCGACCTGCTCTCTCTTGCAGAAAAGCTGGAAATAACCGATTTCGATGCCGTCATGTTGTTGCTTGATCAGTGCAACATCACGCTCGACGAACTGCTGGCGGCGCAACTCGAGGCATTCAACTGGCGTTCCGGCATCATGTCCCACTGA
- the kdsB gene encoding 3-deoxy-manno-octulosonate cytidylyltransferase, with amino-acid sequence MKITAIIPARYASTRFPGKALADIGGRPMIQHVYERACEAALVSRVIVATDDTRIAAAIHQIGGEAVMTSTGHETGTDRLAEVAGGLDTEIIVNVQGDEPLISPEMIDQAIEPFLDDPALQMGTLKTRIKSLHDFLSPNVVKVVTGADGCALYFSRSPLPFFRDKWQDLKDESFANGKLLCYKHVGLYVYRRDFLLEYAAMPQTFLEISEKLEQLRAIENGTRIRVVETEFESIGVDTPDDLAKAQERYRILTQ; translated from the coding sequence ATGAAAATCACAGCTATCATCCCTGCCCGTTACGCATCCACCCGCTTTCCCGGTAAGGCCCTGGCCGATATCGGGGGCAGACCGATGATTCAACACGTCTACGAGCGGGCGTGCGAGGCGGCCCTGGTGTCACGGGTCATCGTAGCAACGGACGACACGCGCATCGCCGCCGCCATACACCAGATCGGCGGTGAGGCGGTCATGACTTCAACCGGCCATGAAACCGGTACTGACCGCTTGGCCGAGGTGGCGGGCGGTCTGGACACGGAGATCATCGTTAATGTGCAGGGGGACGAACCGCTCATCTCCCCGGAGATGATCGACCAGGCTATCGAGCCGTTCCTCGATGACCCTGCTTTGCAAATGGGGACTTTAAAGACCCGCATCAAGTCATTGCACGACTTTCTGAGCCCGAATGTTGTCAAGGTGGTCACCGGGGCGGATGGCTGTGCATTGTATTTTTCCCGTTCGCCGCTGCCGTTTTTTCGCGACAAGTGGCAGGACTTGAAGGACGAGTCCTTTGCCAACGGTAAACTGCTCTGTTACAAGCATGTCGGCCTCTATGTCTACCGCCGGGACTTTTTGCTCGAGTACGCTGCAATGCCGCAGACCTTTTTGGAGATCTCGGAAAAACTGGAGCAATTGCGGGCCATAGAGAACGGAACACGTATCCGCGTGGTCGAAACAGAATTCGAATCCATCGGTGTTGACACCCCTGATGATCTGGCAAAGGCTCAGGAGCGCTACCGGATATTGACGCAATAA